In one Bacillus thuringiensis genomic region, the following are encoded:
- the ctsR gene encoding transcriptional regulator CtsR, translating into MRNISDIIEQYLKQVIDLSNNNVIEIKRNEIADRFECVPSQINYVINTRFTLERGFVVESKRGGGGYIRIIKVKLHDDIDIIDQMLHMIDHSVAQGNAESMIIRLLEEGIITGREAKLMLSVLDRSVLSMDIPSRDELRARILCAMLRTLKYK; encoded by the coding sequence ATGAGAAATATATCTGATATCATTGAGCAATATCTAAAGCAAGTTATTGACTTAAGTAATAATAATGTGATTGAAATCAAAAGAAATGAGATTGCGGATCGCTTCGAGTGCGTACCATCTCAAATCAATTATGTAATCAATACCCGTTTTACATTAGAAAGAGGATTTGTAGTAGAAAGTAAACGTGGTGGAGGAGGTTACATTCGCATTATAAAAGTCAAACTGCATGATGATATAGACATTATTGATCAAATGCTTCATATGATTGATCATAGCGTTGCACAAGGGAATGCAGAGAGTATGATTATACGTTTATTAGAAGAGGGAATTATAACAGGCCGTGAAGCAAAACTAATGTTAAGTGTACTAGATCGTTCTGTATTATCAATGGATATTCCTTCTCGAGATGAACTTAGGGCTCGAATATTATGCGCAATGTTAAGAACACTGAAATATAAATAA
- a CDS encoding UvrB/UvrC motif-containing protein, whose protein sequence is MTCQNCNIRPATLHYTKVINGKKAEVHLCEQCAEQSGYTSFFQSSQSNFSFHDVFAGLLHGESTMFGEGKNGFSNTNTVRCPGCKMTYEHFTKVGRFGCASCYDTFKGHLNPLLKRLHGGHTEHCGKIPERMEGNIHLKKELDELKLILKQYVQNEEFEKAAEVRDEIRGLETQLSEHREGE, encoded by the coding sequence ATGACTTGTCAAAACTGTAATATAAGACCAGCAACTTTACATTATACAAAAGTAATCAACGGGAAGAAGGCGGAAGTTCATCTTTGTGAGCAATGTGCAGAGCAAAGTGGCTATACGTCTTTCTTTCAATCATCACAGTCTAACTTTTCATTTCATGATGTATTTGCTGGTTTATTACACGGTGAATCAACAATGTTTGGAGAAGGAAAAAACGGGTTTTCAAATACAAATACAGTAAGATGTCCAGGTTGTAAGATGACATATGAACATTTTACAAAGGTGGGACGCTTTGGTTGTGCTTCTTGTTACGATACATTTAAAGGACACTTAAACCCATTGTTAAAGCGACTTCATGGTGGACATACAGAACATTGTGGAAAAATTCCGGAACGAATGGAAGGAAATATCCACTTAAAGAAAGAATTAGATGAACTAAAACTTATTCTGAAACAATATGTACAGAATGAGGAGTTTGAGAAAGCTGCTGAGGTAAGAGATGAAATTCGAGGGCTTGAAACTCAGCTTAGTGAGCATAGAGAGGGGGAGTAG
- a CDS encoding protein arginine kinase: MSLDKIMNEAISPWMKGDGPDSDIVLSSRIRLARNFKQYQFSTMQNEEEAQKVQELFKKKFINKAVEPFGKFGLLKMNELTPLQRRVLVEKHLISPNLAGTEYGACLLSESEHISVMLNEEDHIRIQCLFPGLQLSKALQSANQIDNWIEKEVEYAFDESLGYITSCPTNVGTGLRASVMIHLPGLVLTKRISRIIQVIQKLGLVVRGIYGEGSEALGNIFQVSNQMTLGKSEEDIIADLKSVMQQIIQQEKLARELIVQNSSIELEDKVYRSYGILANSRLIQSAEAATCLSDVRLGIDLGYIKGISRNILTELMVLTQPGILQQYAGGPLGPEERDYRRATLIRERLRIEKN; the protein is encoded by the coding sequence ATGTCACTGGACAAAATTATGAATGAAGCGATTAGTCCATGGATGAAGGGGGATGGCCCTGATTCTGATATTGTTTTAAGTAGTCGAATTCGTTTGGCTCGTAATTTTAAGCAATATCAATTTTCTACTATGCAAAACGAAGAGGAAGCTCAAAAGGTTCAAGAATTATTTAAAAAGAAATTTATAAATAAAGCGGTAGAGCCCTTTGGGAAGTTTGGACTATTAAAAATGAATGAATTAACTCCTCTTCAAAGGAGAGTTTTAGTTGAAAAGCATTTAATTAGTCCAAATCTAGCAGGGACTGAATATGGAGCATGTCTGTTATCAGAAAGCGAACACATTAGTGTGATGCTTAATGAGGAAGACCACATTAGGATTCAGTGCCTATTTCCAGGACTACAGTTATCAAAGGCGCTTCAAAGCGCCAATCAAATAGATAATTGGATTGAAAAAGAGGTTGAATATGCTTTTGATGAATCACTTGGATATATTACGAGTTGTCCTACTAACGTTGGTACAGGATTAAGAGCTTCTGTAATGATTCATTTACCAGGGCTGGTTTTAACAAAAAGAATTAGCCGTATTATACAAGTAATTCAAAAATTAGGTTTAGTAGTAAGAGGAATATACGGTGAAGGTAGCGAAGCGTTAGGTAATATATTTCAAGTATCAAATCAAATGACGCTAGGGAAATCCGAAGAAGATATTATTGCAGATTTAAAGAGTGTCATGCAGCAAATCATACAACAAGAAAAATTGGCCAGAGAATTAATTGTACAAAATTCGAGTATTGAGCTTGAAGATAAGGTTTATCGTTCTTACGGTATACTAGCAAACAGTCGTTTAATTCAATCTGCAGAAGCGGCAACTTGCTTATCGGATGTACGACTCGGTATTGATCTAGGATATATAAAAGGTATATCGAGAAATATTTTGACTGAGCTAATGGTTCTTACGCAACCTGGTATTTTACAACAATATGCAGGAGGACCTTTAGGACCAGAAGAAAGAGATTATCGAAGAGCAACCTTAATCCGTGAGCGATTACGTATTGAAAAAAACTAA
- the clpC gene encoding ATP-dependent protease ATP-binding subunit ClpC, with protein MMFGRFTERAQKVLALSQEEAIRIGHNNIGTEHILLGLVREGEGIAAKALIALGLSPEKVQKEVEALIGRGTEASQTVHYTPRAKKVIELSMDEARKLGHSYVGTEHILLGLIREGEGVAARVLNNLGVSLNKARQQVLQLLGSNEASSGHQGGSSTNANTPTLDSLARDLTVVARENRLDPVIGRSKEIQRVIEVLSRRTKNNPVLIGEPGVGKTAIAEGLAQQIVNNEVPETLRDKRVMTLDMGTVVAGTKYRGEFEDRLKKVMDEIRQAGNIILFIDELHTLIGAGGAEGAIDASNILKPSLARGELQCIGATTLDEYRKYIEKDAALERRFQPIHVDEPSLEESTQILKGLRDRYEAHHRVSITDDAIDAAVKLSDRYITDRFLPDKAIDLIDEAASKVRLRSYTTPPNLKELEVKLEEIRKEKDAAVQSQEFEKAASLRDMEQRLREKLEDTKRQWKEQQGKENSEVTVEDIANVVSTWTRIPVSKLAQTETDKLLNLESILHDRVIGQDEAVVAVAKAVRRARAGLKDPKRPIGSFIFLGPTGVGKTELARALAESMFGDEDAMIRIDMSEYMEKHSTSRLVGSPPGYVGYEEGGQLTEKVRRKPYSVVLLDEVEKAHPDVFNILLQVLEDGRLTDSKGRTVDFRNTIVIMTSNVGAEALKRNKHLGFNVQDESRDYSDMKGKVMDELKKAFRPEFLNRIDEIIVFHMLEKKHIQEIVTLMVNQLVNRLKEQEIELQLTEGAIAAIADKGFDREYGARPLRRAIQKHVEDRLSEELLKGAIEKGQKVIFDVEGETFVIHSAEKVK; from the coding sequence ATGATGTTTGGAAGATTTACAGAAAGAGCACAGAAAGTATTAGCTTTATCTCAAGAGGAAGCAATTCGCATTGGGCATAATAACATTGGAACAGAACATATTTTACTTGGGCTTGTACGCGAAGGTGAAGGAATTGCAGCAAAAGCGTTAATTGCTCTTGGATTGAGCCCGGAGAAAGTGCAAAAAGAGGTAGAAGCGTTAATTGGACGTGGAACAGAAGCTTCTCAAACTGTACATTATACACCTCGTGCTAAAAAAGTTATTGAATTGTCTATGGATGAAGCGCGTAAGCTAGGACATTCTTACGTTGGAACAGAACATATTTTACTTGGCTTAATCCGTGAAGGTGAAGGTGTAGCGGCACGTGTATTAAATAATTTAGGTGTAAGCCTCAATAAAGCAAGACAACAAGTGTTACAACTTCTTGGAAGTAACGAAGCAAGTTCAGGTCACCAAGGTGGTTCATCGACAAATGCAAATACACCGACACTAGACAGTTTAGCGCGCGACTTAACAGTTGTTGCACGTGAGAATCGTTTGGATCCTGTTATTGGACGTAGTAAAGAAATTCAACGTGTAATTGAAGTGTTAAGCCGTAGAACAAAAAACAATCCAGTGTTAATTGGAGAGCCTGGTGTAGGTAAAACAGCAATTGCTGAAGGGTTAGCACAGCAAATCGTAAATAATGAAGTTCCTGAAACGTTAAGAGATAAGCGTGTTATGACACTAGATATGGGAACAGTGGTAGCTGGGACGAAATATCGTGGTGAGTTTGAAGATCGTTTAAAGAAAGTAATGGATGAAATACGTCAAGCAGGGAATATTATTCTATTTATTGATGAACTTCATACATTAATCGGTGCAGGTGGAGCAGAAGGTGCAATCGATGCATCAAATATTTTAAAACCATCTTTAGCACGCGGAGAATTACAATGTATTGGTGCGACAACTTTAGATGAGTATCGTAAATATATTGAAAAGGATGCAGCTTTAGAGAGACGTTTCCAGCCAATTCATGTTGATGAGCCGAGTCTAGAAGAATCAACTCAAATCTTGAAAGGTTTACGCGATCGTTATGAGGCCCATCACCGTGTGTCTATTACAGATGATGCAATTGATGCAGCTGTGAAACTTTCCGATCGTTATATTACGGATCGTTTCTTACCAGATAAAGCAATTGATTTAATTGATGAAGCTGCTTCAAAGGTTCGCTTACGTTCTTATACAACACCACCAAACTTAAAAGAGCTTGAAGTGAAGCTTGAGGAAATTCGAAAAGAAAAAGATGCGGCTGTACAAAGTCAAGAGTTTGAAAAGGCTGCTTCCTTACGTGATATGGAACAACGCTTACGTGAGAAATTGGAAGATACAAAGCGTCAGTGGAAAGAACAACAAGGAAAAGAAAATTCAGAGGTTACGGTAGAAGATATTGCAAATGTCGTTTCTACATGGACACGTATCCCTGTTTCTAAACTTGCACAAACAGAGACTGATAAATTATTAAACTTAGAATCCATTCTTCATGATCGTGTCATCGGCCAGGATGAAGCGGTAGTGGCTGTAGCGAAAGCTGTTCGTCGTGCAAGAGCAGGACTGAAAGATCCGAAACGTCCAATTGGTTCATTTATTTTCTTAGGACCAACAGGTGTAGGTAAAACAGAATTAGCAAGAGCATTGGCAGAATCTATGTTCGGTGATGAGGATGCAATGATTCGCATTGATATGTCTGAGTATATGGAGAAACATTCAACTTCTCGCTTAGTTGGTTCTCCTCCAGGATATGTTGGGTATGAAGAAGGCGGACAATTAACAGAGAAGGTTCGTCGTAAGCCGTATTCAGTTGTCCTATTAGATGAAGTAGAGAAGGCGCATCCTGATGTATTTAATATTTTACTACAGGTATTGGAAGATGGTCGTTTAACTGATTCTAAAGGACGTACAGTTGACTTCCGTAATACGATTGTTATTATGACGTCTAACGTTGGTGCTGAGGCGTTAAAACGTAACAAACATCTTGGATTTAACGTACAAGATGAAAGCCGTGATTATTCGGATATGAAAGGTAAAGTAATGGATGAGCTGAAAAAGGCATTTCGTCCAGAATTCTTAAACCGTATTGATGAAATTATCGTATTCCATATGCTTGAGAAAAAACATATTCAAGAAATTGTGACTCTTATGGTAAATCAGTTAGTGAATCGCTTAAAAGAACAAGAAATTGAATTGCAATTAACAGAAGGGGCGATTGCAGCTATTGCTGATAAAGGGTTTGATCGTGAATATGGTGCTCGTCCACTACGTAGAGCAATTCAGAAGCATGTAGAGGATAGACTATCGGAAGAACTTTTAAAAGGTGCTATTGAGAAAGGACAAAAAGTTATCTTTGATGTAGAAGGGGAAACATTTGTCATTCATAGTGCTGAAAAGGTAAAATAA
- the radA gene encoding DNA repair protein RadA, whose amino-acid sequence MAKKKTKFTCQECGYQSPKYMGKCPGCGQWNSLVEEMEPVVSSRRLNYANAIQTEVTKPRRLTEVETKSEARIETKFQEFNRVLGGGIVDGSLVLIGGDPGIGKSTLLLQISSQLADASYDVLYISGEESAKQIKLRADRLHVNGSNLFVVSETDLQRIAAHIEEMNPAFVVIDSIQTIHLPEVTSAPGSVAQVRECTAELMKLAKTKGIPIFIVGHVTKEGAIAGPRMLEHMVDAVLYFEGDRHHTYRILRAVKNRFGSTNEMGIFEMKELGLAEVLNPSEIFLEERPVGVAGSTVVASMEGTRPVLVEIQALISPTSFGNPRRMATGIDHNRVSLIMAVLEKRTGLLLQNQDAYLKVAGGLKLDEPAIDLAVALSIASSFRDKSTAPTDAVIGEVGLTGEIRRVSRIEQRVQEAAKLGFQRAIIPRKNLGGWTIPEGIEVVGVSNLGEALRLTLGG is encoded by the coding sequence ATGGCTAAAAAGAAAACAAAATTCACATGTCAAGAGTGTGGTTATCAATCACCAAAATATATGGGTAAATGTCCAGGGTGTGGTCAATGGAATTCGCTTGTTGAAGAGATGGAACCAGTTGTATCATCCAGACGCCTAAATTATGCAAATGCAATTCAAACAGAAGTAACAAAACCAAGACGTCTTACAGAAGTAGAAACAAAGTCTGAGGCACGTATTGAAACAAAATTTCAGGAGTTTAACCGTGTACTAGGTGGCGGAATTGTAGATGGATCTTTAGTACTTATTGGTGGGGACCCTGGGATTGGAAAATCAACGTTATTATTACAGATTTCCTCGCAATTAGCAGATGCTTCATATGATGTATTGTATATATCAGGTGAGGAGTCAGCAAAGCAGATTAAACTTCGTGCAGATCGTTTACATGTAAATGGTAGTAATCTATTTGTTGTATCAGAGACAGATTTACAGCGTATTGCAGCACATATTGAAGAGATGAATCCTGCTTTTGTTGTTATTGATTCTATTCAAACGATACATTTACCTGAGGTGACATCAGCTCCTGGTAGTGTGGCGCAAGTACGTGAATGTACAGCAGAATTAATGAAACTTGCAAAAACAAAGGGAATCCCAATTTTCATCGTAGGGCATGTGACAAAAGAAGGTGCAATTGCGGGACCGCGTATGCTAGAACATATGGTCGATGCAGTTCTTTACTTTGAAGGAGATCGACACCATACATATCGTATTTTACGAGCTGTAAAGAATCGTTTTGGTTCTACGAATGAAATGGGTATCTTTGAAATGAAAGAACTTGGCCTTGCAGAAGTCTTAAATCCTTCTGAGATTTTCCTTGAGGAAAGACCAGTTGGAGTTGCAGGTTCAACAGTAGTTGCCTCAATGGAAGGAACAAGACCAGTTTTAGTAGAAATACAGGCATTAATTTCCCCTACTAGTTTTGGAAACCCTCGAAGAATGGCGACAGGAATTGATCATAATCGTGTCTCGCTTATTATGGCGGTACTAGAGAAAAGAACAGGTTTACTATTACAAAATCAAGATGCGTATTTAAAAGTAGCTGGTGGTTTGAAATTAGATGAACCGGCAATTGATTTAGCTGTTGCCTTAAGTATAGCTTCAAGTTTTAGAGATAAATCTACGGCACCAACTGATGCGGTAATAGGAGAAGTTGGATTAACTGGAGAAATAAGAAGAGTATCAAGAATCGAACAACGTGTACAAGAAGCAGCTAAATTAGGATTTCAACGTGCTATCATTCCTAGAAAAAATTTAGGGGGGTGGACAATTCCAGAGGGGATTGAGGTTGTAGGTGTTTCTAATTTAGGAGAAGCGCTTCGTTTGACATTAGGAGGCTAG
- the disA gene encoding DNA integrity scanning diadenylate cyclase DisA → MEENKQRVKSIINILQLVAPGTPLREGIDNVLRAQTGGLIVLGYNEQIKSIVDGGFHINCAFSPASLYELAKMDGALILNETGSKILIANAQLVPDSSIDSIETGMRHRTAERVAKQTGSLVVAISQRRNVITLYQGNLRYTLKDIGVILTKANQAIQTLEKYKAVWNDGITNLGILEFEEVVTMSEVVHVLHSVEMVLRIKNEILSYIHELGTEGRLIRLQLTELLADLEAEAALLIKDYHQEKTQDHHQILKKLQDLANTQLLEDSDLVKLLGYPGQTSLEESVTPRGYRITSKISRVPPLIIENLINRFKTLQGVCRATINELDDVEGIGEVRAKKIREGLKRIQEHLYMSRHN, encoded by the coding sequence ATGGAAGAAAATAAGCAACGTGTCAAAAGTATAATTAATATTTTACAGCTCGTGGCCCCGGGAACACCACTGCGCGAAGGGATAGATAATGTACTTCGCGCACAAACAGGGGGACTAATTGTTCTTGGGTATAATGAGCAGATTAAAAGCATTGTTGATGGTGGTTTTCATATTAATTGCGCATTCTCTCCTGCTAGTTTATATGAATTAGCAAAAATGGATGGAGCACTTATTTTAAATGAAACTGGAAGTAAAATTTTAATTGCAAACGCACAGTTAGTTCCGGATTCATCTATTGATTCTATTGAAACAGGTATGCGTCACCGAACAGCAGAGCGTGTAGCAAAGCAGACGGGCAGCCTTGTTGTGGCCATTTCACAAAGACGTAATGTAATTACGCTATATCAAGGGAACTTACGTTATACATTAAAAGATATAGGTGTCATTTTAACAAAAGCAAATCAAGCAATTCAAACGCTAGAAAAATATAAGGCTGTATGGAATGACGGCATTACGAATTTGGGTATTCTAGAATTTGAAGAGGTCGTTACAATGTCCGAGGTGGTTCACGTTTTACATAGTGTTGAAATGGTGCTGCGTATAAAAAATGAAATATTGAGCTATATTCATGAGTTAGGAACAGAAGGTAGGTTAATTCGTTTACAGCTTACAGAATTACTAGCTGATTTAGAGGCAGAGGCAGCATTGTTAATTAAAGATTATCACCAGGAGAAAACACAAGACCATCATCAAATCTTGAAAAAGTTACAAGATCTTGCAAATACACAACTTTTAGAGGATAGTGATTTAGTTAAATTACTTGGCTATCCAGGACAAACAAGTTTAGAAGAAAGTGTGACACCTAGAGGGTACCGAATCACAAGCAAGATTTCTCGTGTTCCGCCACTTATTATCGAGAATTTAATTAATCGATTTAAAACATTGCAAGGTGTTTGCCGAGCAACTATTAATGAATTGGATGATGTGGAAGGAATTGGAGAAGTGAGAGCGAAGAAAATACGAGAAGGTCTAAAAAGAATTCAAGAGCATCTCTATATGAGTAGACACAATTAA
- a CDS encoding PIN/TRAM domain-containing protein codes for MLKRIVQLFFLVIGGALGIYLIPKIINVLDIGAVPLLEGSYVRAIIGAIILFLTTFWLVDYIVQLIKHIEEALVKAPVADVLFGTLGLISGLIVAYLILIPIREFTIPVISTVLQVFFTLLLGYLGFQVGFKKRNELLGLFTLPQRGGKKKNNSENEEVEVEAEKSTTHWKILDTSVIIDGRIADICQTKFLEGTIVIPQFVLEELQHIADSSDALKRNRGRRGLDILNRIQKEMPIPVEIYEGDFDDIQEVDSKLVKLAKITGGTVVTNDFNLNKVSELQGVTVLNINDLANAIKPVVLPGEELSVYVVKDGKEQNQGVAYLDDGTMIVVEDGREYVGSQLDVLVTSVLQTSAGRMIFAKRKLLEKAL; via the coding sequence ATGTTAAAACGGATTGTACAGCTCTTCTTTTTAGTGATCGGGGGAGCGTTAGGGATTTACTTAATCCCAAAAATTATTAATGTATTAGATATCGGTGCGGTTCCTTTGTTGGAAGGATCGTATGTTCGTGCAATTATTGGTGCAATTATTTTATTTTTAACAACATTTTGGCTTGTAGATTATATTGTTCAACTTATTAAGCATATTGAAGAGGCTCTTGTAAAGGCGCCTGTAGCAGATGTTTTATTTGGTACATTAGGATTAATCTCTGGTCTTATTGTTGCATATTTAATTTTGATACCAATTCGTGAATTTACAATTCCAGTTATTAGTACGGTGTTGCAAGTGTTCTTCACCCTTTTACTTGGATATTTAGGATTCCAAGTAGGATTTAAAAAGAGGAATGAATTGCTAGGATTATTTACATTACCCCAACGCGGAGGTAAGAAGAAAAACAATAGTGAGAATGAAGAGGTAGAGGTCGAAGCGGAAAAATCTACGACTCATTGGAAAATTCTCGATACGAGTGTAATTATTGACGGACGTATTGCAGATATTTGCCAAACAAAGTTTTTAGAAGGAACAATTGTCATTCCGCAATTCGTATTAGAAGAGCTTCAGCATATTGCCGATTCTTCAGATGCTTTAAAGCGTAATCGTGGCCGCAGAGGACTAGACATTTTAAATCGTATTCAAAAGGAGATGCCAATTCCGGTAGAAATTTATGAAGGCGATTTCGATGATATCCAAGAAGTAGATAGCAAGCTTGTAAAGTTGGCAAAAATCACTGGTGGAACTGTAGTAACAAACGATTTCAATTTAAACAAAGTTTCTGAATTACAAGGGGTTACGGTGTTAAACATTAATGATTTAGCTAATGCGATTAAACCAGTCGTACTCCCTGGTGAAGAATTAAGTGTTTATGTTGTGAAAGATGGTAAAGAACAAAATCAAGGTGTTGCATACTTAGATGATGGTACGATGATTGTAGTAGAAGATGGTAGAGAGTA